Sequence from the Rhodococcus jostii RHA1 genome:
CCGCAGGCAGACGGTCAATCGGTCGGTCGATTCCGGCAGCCACCGCCAATCGCGTGAAGACATGCCGACGCGTCGCGGAATCGACGCGTGAAATGCGTTCGGAGACCACAGTCGAGGCGCCGGCTGGCGGTAGCAGGGATCTGTGAGGTTCGACTCGATGTAGAGGCGAAGTCGCGCCGGCAGACTGTGCTCGAGTGACTCCCGATGTCGTGCTTCGTCGTCGGCGGCGCTCGCGACGAGTACGCGAGCGAGCCGGACCGTCGCGCACTCGAGATGGTCGAGAAGCAGCGGAGCCGCTGCGGCCGTCCGGGCCAAGTGGTGGAGATGCGTACACAGCATGTCATACAGAGGGTTCGCGGGAACCAGATACTCCACCGCCCCGGTGACAGTCGCCGCCGGCATATCCCATTGCGCGTGATCGAGATTCACCGCGATCCTTAGCCACCTGCGGCTTGTCGAACCAGTTGGATCACCCGGACGCACCAGCGCTCCGAGAAGTACTCGCCCGTCGCGGCGACGGATCCCGGAGTGAAGTACGAATGGCCGATGCAGTAGTCCTTGCCGAGGTTCGGGTCGGCCTCGATCACCTCGTTCAGCCTGGTCATCCGTACCGCGATGCGGTCAACGACCGATTCGTTGTAGCCGCGTTCGATGACGAACTCGCGCCAGGCATCGTTGTACTCCGGCCCCAGATCGAAGAAGGCAAGTCTCCGCCGTAGCGCCATGTCGACCGGGGCCAGGGACCGGTCCGCGACGTTCATCGTGCCGATGAGGTGCAGGTTCGAGGACCGATGAAACGGTCCTTCCCTGTCCCGCGGGTAGGCGAGGTTCAGCGCGTTCTCGGGGTCGCGCTTGTCGTGTTCGAGCAGGGTGAGCATCTCGCCGAAGATCTGTGCGGGATTGCCGCGGTTGATCTCCTCGATGACCACGACGTAGTCGTGTTCGGAAGTCTTGGCGGGCGTTCTGGGCGGCGGTGAGCAGAGGGCCGTCGATCAGGGTGAGTTTGCCGTCGGAGCCGGGCCGGAACCCACGGACGAAGTCTTCGTAGGACATCGACGGGTGAAACTGCAGGAGGGTCATCCGGTCGGAATGAGGCTCGTTGCACAGCACCCAGCCAAGGCGTCGGGCGAGCCACGTCTTGCCGGTTCCGGGTGGCCCTTGCCAGATGATGTTCTTCTTCGACTTCACGGCCTCGATCATTCGCTTCCAGGAGTTGAATGTCGAGGAAAGAGCCATAGGCAACGATGTCGGCGACGACGTACTCCGATGCGACTTCCCGCACTGTCGCCTCGGGACCGTCGT
This genomic interval carries:
- a CDS encoding AAA family ATPase; its protein translation is MVIEEINRGNPAQIFGEMLTLLEHDKRDPENALNLAYPRDREGPFHRSSNLHLIGTMNVADRSLAPVDMALRRRLAFFDLGPEYNDAWREFVIERGYNESVVDRIAVRMTRLNEVIEADPNLGKDYCIGHSYFTPGSVAATGEYFSERWCVRVIQLVRQAAGG